A window of SAR324 cluster bacterium genomic DNA:
AAGCTTTTGAGATGACTCTTCGAATATCCCGCCCAGAGGCAGGGTTTGCCAGAATTCCGACACGAATTGGCCGGCTCACCTCTTTGGGCGGATCTTGAAGTCTCACTTGAGCGCCCTGACAGCCTCAGCGATCTTTTCTGGACTTGGAATGTAGAGATCCTCCAATACATCCGAAAATGGCGGCGGACAGTGCGGTGCCGTCACCATCTTCACTGGACCCTTCAACGAACCAAAGGCCTGCTCCGTCACCTGA
This region includes:
- a CDS encoding transketolase C-terminal domain-containing protein, which codes for QVTEQAFGSLKGPVKMVTAPHCPPPFSDVLEDLYIPSPEKIAEAVRALK